Within Fusobacterium periodonticum ATCC 33693, the genomic segment TTATAGATATCTTTATACTATTTTTTAAAATAGGAGCTTTTACTATCGGAGGAGGCTATGCTATGCTTTCTCTGATAGAAGATGAAATAGTAAATAAAAAAAATTGGCTTGAAAAAGAGGAGTTTGTAGATGGAATGGCTATTGCACAATCTATTCCTGGAGTTCTTGCTGTTAATATATCTCTTATAACAGGATATAAAATAGCAGGATTTTTAGGAATGTTTGCTGGAATGCTAGGAGCTATTCTACCTTCTTTTTTTATAGTACTATTTTTAAGTCAAATTTTACTAGCTATTGGGAATCATCCTATAGTTATTGCCATTTTTAATGGTATAAAACCAGCTATTGCGGCTCTTATATTAATTTCTGTATATAGAATAGCTAAATCTGCAAATATAAATAAATATACCTTTATTTTTCCTATTATAATTGCTATATTAATTAGATATTTTGGAGTTTCTCCTATTATCATAATACTTGCTACTATGATATTAGGAAATATCTTTTTTTTACTTAAAGAAAAATCTAAAAAAGAAAAAGAAGATGATGAACTATGATATATTTAAAATTATTTTTTGTATTTTTTAAAGTTGGACTTTTTAGTTTTGGTGGAGGCTATGCAATACTTCCTCTTATGCAACATGAGGTTGTTGATGTAAATAAATGGATAAGCTTCCATGAATTTATGGAGATTGTTGCCGTTTCTCAGATTACTCCAGGTCCCATATCAATAAATTTAGCAACTCATGTAGGATATAGAATAGCTCAAACTATAGGCTCAACTATTGCAACTTTTAGTGTTGTCTTACCGTCTATAATAATAATGACTATCATAGTTGTATTCTTAAAAAAGTTCAGTAATCTACCTGTTGTAAAAAGAACTTTTGCAGCTCTAAGAATCACTGTTGTAGGACTTATTTTAGCAGCAGCCATTGCTCTTTTTGTCAAAGATAATTTTATAGATTACAGATCATATGTTATATTTGCTTCTGTTCTGATAGGTGGGCTATTCTTTAAGATAGGAAGCATCACTTTAATTATCTCGTCAGGACTAGCCGGCTTATTGCTTTATTATATTTTTTAGATGTTAAAGAAAGTAAAAAACAAGTGAACTTGCATTCTAAATTTTAGATGAAAAATTAAAGCAAGTGAGCAGAGTAAATTTCGACATGTTTGAGCTAACTTGTTAGCGAGTTGGTCGAATTTACAG encodes:
- a CDS encoding chromate transporter, with product MKKNKIIDIFILFFKIGAFTIGGGYAMLSLIEDEIVNKKNWLEKEEFVDGMAIAQSIPGVLAVNISLITGYKIAGFLGMFAGMLGAILPSFFIVLFLSQILLAIGNHPIVIAIFNGIKPAIAALILISVYRIAKSANINKYTFIFPIIIAILIRYFGVSPIIIILATMILGNIFFLLKEKSKKEKEDDEL
- a CDS encoding chromate transporter; the encoded protein is MIYLKLFFVFFKVGLFSFGGGYAILPLMQHEVVDVNKWISFHEFMEIVAVSQITPGPISINLATHVGYRIAQTIGSTIATFSVVLPSIIIMTIIVVFLKKFSNLPVVKRTFAALRITVVGLILAAAIALFVKDNFIDYRSYVIFASVLIGGLFFKIGSITLIISSGLAGLLLYYIF